The DNA region TGGAGGACGCGCCGGCGGCCTACAAGGAGTTCGATGACGGATCGGCGTTCAAGTACGTCATCGATCCGCACGGCTCTGTGGCGGCCTGACCATCTAACCCGGAATGCCCCCCGGTCATGTCGGGGGGCATTCTGAGCCGTTGGGGGCGGACTGCTTGCCGCACGCACACCCCCTTCCGGCTTGTCGATCTAACACCCCCCCGGATCGGCAAGCCGCCCCCTTCTGGAACGCAGCATCAGCCATGGCGCTGCGCTTTTCCGAAGCCGTAACGCCCTGTCGGGCGCTTTCACCACCCTCAGACATTATCCCTCTTGCATACTGGCTAGGAGTATCTTATACATACTCCCAGCCAGTATGCTTGGCTCCGAATCGAGATATCGAAACGGGGACTCGCAACCGGCGGTCCGGTTCTAGAAAAGAGGGAGATCCAAACATGAAATCTCGCGCCGCCGTAGCCTTCGAGGCAGGCAAGCCGCTCGAAATCGTCGAGATCGATGTCGCACCGCCCCAGAAAGGTGAAGTGCTCATCAAAGTCACGCATACCGGGGTATGCCACACCGACGCTTTCACGCTGTCCGGCAACGATCCGGAGGGCATTTTCCCGGTCGTTCTCGGCCATGAGGGCGCGGGCATCGTCGTCGAGGTCGGCGAGGGCGTCACCAGCGTCAAGCCGGGCGATCACGTCATTCCGCTCTACACCGCCGAGTGCGGCAAGTGCGAGTTCTGCCTGTCCGGCAAGACCAACCTGTGCGTCGCGGTTCGCGAAACGCAGGGCAAGGGCCTGATGCCCGACGGCACCACGCGCTTCTCCTACAACGGCCAGCCCCTCTATCACTATATGGGCTGCTCGACGTTCAGCGAATACACCGTCGTCGCCGAAGTCTCGCTCGCCAAGATCAACCCCGAAGCGAACCCCGAGCATGTCTGCCTTCTGGGCTGCGGCGTCACCACCGGCATCGGCGCGGTCCACAACACCGCCAAGGTGCAGCCGGGTGACTCGGTTGCCGTGTTCGGTCTGGGCGGCATCGGTCTCGCCGCGATCCAGGGCGCGCGTCAGGCCAAGGCAGGACGCATCATCGCGATCGACACCAACCCGACGAAGTTCGAGCTGGCGCGTCAGTTCGGCGCGACCGACTGCATCAACCCCAAGGACTATGACAAGCCGATCCAGCAAGTGCTGATCGAGATGACCGGGTGGGGCATCGACCACACGTTCGAGTGCATCGGTAACGTCCATGTCATGCGGGCCGCGCTGGAATCCGCGCATCGTGGCTGGGGCCAGTCGATCGTCATCGGCGTCGCTGGCGCGGGCCAGGAAATCTCCACCCGTCCGTTCCAGCTCGTCACGGGCCGGGTCTGGAAGGGGTCGGCCTTTGGCGGTGTCAAGGGACGGACCCAGCTTCCCGGCATGGTCGAGGACGCCATGAAGGGTGAAATCGATCTGGCGCCCTTCGTCACCCACACCATGGGTCTCGATGAGATCAACGAAGCCTTCGATCTGATGCACGAAGGCAAGTCGATCCGCACCGTGATCCACTACTGATCCCTCAACTCTAACCTTCAATTTCAATAGTTAACCTCAAGGAAGAATATCATGGCTGATCCCGTTATCTCCGGCAACGGCGTGTTCTCGCACGTCTTCATCGGCGCGGCCGATGTCGAGCAGTCGGCAGCGTTCTACGACGCCGCTCTGGGCGCCCTGGGCGTCAAGAACCTCGGCCCCTTCGGCAATGGTTGGGTGCTCTACGGCCGCGAAAAGCCTGCTTTCATCATTGCCCGTCCCGGCAATGGCGAAGCGCCCTCCAGCAACGGCGTGACGGTCGGCTTCGCCGCCGCGACGCCCGCCGAAGTGGACGCTTTCCACGCGGCCGGCCTCGCCGCTGGTGGCACCGACGAGGGCCAGCCCGGCCCGCGGGGCCACCTGCCGGGTGCCTATGCGGCCTATCTGCGCGATCCGGCGGGCAACAAGGTCTGCTCGTACACCTTCATCTAAAGCCGGAAGGTGAGGGCGATACCGGCAACCCTATGACTGGCTGTCGCCGGCGCTGGAACAGGCGCCGGCGCTTCCCCCCGCACCACAGCCAGGAAAAGGGCGCCTATCACCACACCGTCCACCAACCGTCGAAGCAAGGAAACAAAAATGGAACGTGTCGAACATCACGCCAGCTTCGGCGGTTGGCAGGACGTCTATCAGCATGACTCGATCAGCCTGGGTTGCCCGATGAAGGTCGGCGTCTATCTGCCTCCCCAGGTGAAGGACGGTCGCGTGCCGGTGCTGTATTGGCTGTCCGGCCTGACTTGCACCGAACAGAATTTCATTACGAAGGCTGTCGCGCAGCGTTTCGCTGCCGAGCACGGGATCATCCTCGTCGCGCCGGACACGAGCCCGCGAGGCGAAGGCGTGGCCGACGATCCCAGCTATGATCTGGGACAGGGCGCCGGCTTCTACGTCAACGCGACTGAGGAACCTTGGGCTGCCCACTACCGCATGTACGATTATGTCGTCGAGGAATTGCCGGCGCTGATCGAAGCCACATTTCCGGCCGATGATCGCCGGGCGATTGCCGGTCATTCGATGGGCGGGCACGGCGCACTCGTTGCCGCTCTGCGCAATCCGGGGCGCTATCGCAGCGTATCGGCCTTTTCGCCGATCGTCGCGCCGAGCCAGGTGCCTTGGGGCGAGCGCGCTCTGACGGCCTATCTCGGAGACGATCGCGCCGGGTGGAAGCATTACGACACCATCGAACTCATCAAGTCCGCCAGCGAGCGCCTGCCGTTGCTCGTCGATCAGGGCATGGATGATGAGTTTCTGGATCGCGAGCTGCGCCCGGATCTGCTGAAGGCGGCCTGCGAGGCTGCGGGGCACCCGCTGATCCTCAACCTGCGACCCGGCTACGATCACAGCTATTATTTCATCGCTAGCTTCATCGGCGAGCATATCGGCCATCATGCCAAGGCGCTGTTCCAATGAGCGCGGCGGCATCCTCGGCCATGCGCGAAATCGCGTCCAGCAATGACCCCGCCTCCGGTCGCCATCGCGTGGTGGTCGTGGGCGCGGGCTTCGGCGGCCTCGAAACCGTCCAGCGGCTCGCGGGGAGCGGCGTTGACATCACCCTTGTCGATCGCCGCAACCACCATCTTTTTCAGCCGCTGCTCTATCAGGTCGCGGGCGCGTCGCTGTCGCCATCGGAGATCGCCTGGCCGATCCGCTCGCTCTTCGCCAAGCGCAAGGACGTTCGGACTCTGCTCGGTGAGGTCGAAGGCGTGGACACGGGCAACCGGCGCGTCGTTCTCGAAGACGGCTCGACGCTTGGCTATGACACACTCGTCATCGCGACGGGCGCGCGGCATTCCTATTTCGGGCATGACCAATGGGAGCCTTATGCTCCGGGCCTCAAATCGCTCGAAGATGCGACCACCATTCGCCGGCGCCTTCTCGTCGCGTTCGAAGAAGCCGAGCGCGAGAGCGATCCCGCGCGCCGTGCGGCCTTGCAGACCTTCGTTATCATCGGCGGCGGGCCTACCGGCGTCGAACTGGCCGGCACGATCGCGGAGCTTGCCCGTCTGACACTGGTGCGCGATTTCCGGTCGATCGATCCGCGCGCGACGCGGGTGGTGCTGGTCGAAGCCGGGCAGCGGCTCCTGCAGGTCTTCCCGGAAGATCTGTCGGCCTATACCGCTCAGGCGCTTGAAAAGCTCGGTGTCGAAATCAAGCTCGGCAAGCCGGTCACGGAATGTTCCGAGCATGGGGTCGTGGTCGACGGTGTGCCTATTCCCGCTGAAACGATTTTGTGGGCAGCAGGCGTTCAGGCCTCGCCCGCCGCGCGCTGGCTGAACGCTGAAGCCGATCGCGCGGGCCGCGTGGTCGTCGGGCCGGACCTGACAGTGCCAGGACACCCCGACATTTTCGTGATCGGCGATACCGCAGCCTCGAACGGGTATGACGGCAAGCCGGTGCCCGGTCTCGCGCCGGCTGCAAAGCAGGCCGGACAATATGTGGCCCGGCTGATCCGCCAGCGCTTTAAGGGGCAGAATGCTTCGGAACCGTTCCGTTACCGGCATCAAGGCAATCTGGCGACGATCGGCCGCAGCCTTGCGGTCGTCGATATGGGCGGGTTCAAATTGCGCGGTGTTCTGGCGTGGTGGATGTGGAAACTGATCCACATCTACTTCCTGATCGGGACGCAAAATCGGATGAGTGTTGCACTAAGCTGGATGTGGACCCACGGCATAGGATATCGTGGCTCGCGTCTGATTACTTACAGCGATCTCGCTCAGCACGATGCCGGGCAGGACCATGACAAGGGGAGGGAAGGCGATTGAGTGAAGAGGGCAGCGCCGAGAACAGCGGTTCAACTGTCTATGGAATGCCCACCTATGAGAATAGGCGGGTTGCCATCGACGAGGTTCATGCGCGCCCTTATTTGCTGATAGATGCGCCGCGTGCCCTGGTGCAGCTCGCCTTCATGAACGAGGGCAATCTGACGAAGGACAAGGCGACCCTCGCGGAAATATCGAGCCGGATGGGCGCCCCGCTGCCGGATCAGGACACACCTCTTCATGGCCTGACCTGGGATCAGGGTAAATTGCACTGTGAGAAGCACACCGAGTTCTCGACCTACTTGTGGAGTGCGCCCCTCGATCCGGGCACCGGGGAGCTGGCGGGTGAAGATCCGTTCAAGCACGGCTTTACGCCGCCCGGGCCGGTCATTTGCGGCGTCCGCCTGGACGTTGTTACGTGGACCGAAGAGACCGCGACCTATATCGATCGCTTCGACCCGATCAGCCGGTGTCATTCGCTCGTCGAGGATGGCATGGCCGATATCGTCACCGATTTCCGTCAGGACGCCGATGGGCTAACCCGCATCCTCATCCTCGATCGCGGTTTGACGCCGATCCGGCTTGGCGCGCTGGCACAGCGGCTCCTCGAAATCGAGACCTATCGGACGCTGGCCCTGCTCGGCATCCCACTGACCCAATCGCTGGGGCCGCATCTGCGCAGCATAGAGAAGCGCCTTGCCGCCATCACCAACGAGATGCGCAAATCTGCACGCCGCGACAGCGAGGGGCTACTTTCCCGGCTGACCGACCTTTCGGCCGAGCTGGAGGCGGACACGGCGTCCAGCCTCTACCGCTTCGGTGCGAGCCGTGCCTATTATGAAATCGTCGAGGAGCGGCTTGCAGCGCTCGGCGAAACCTTCGTCCCGGGCTGCTATCGCTGGCGCAACTTCCTCCATCGCAGGATCGCGCCCGCCATGCGGACCTGTCGCGTGATCGAGGAACGGCAAGCCAATCTCTCCGACAAGCTGGCGCGCGCGACCACGCTGCTGCGGTCGTGGATCGATGTGCAACTCGAACGCCAGAACAGCGATCTGCTGGCCTCGATGGACAATCGGGCGAAGCTGCAATTGCAGCTTCAACAGACCGTGGAAGGCCTGTCTGTCGCGGCGATCTCCTATTATGTGATCGGCCTGCTCTCCTATCTCATCAAGGGCATACCGGGGATTCACGACATGGTGGCGCCCGAGCTGGTGATCGCCGCTCTGGTTCCCCTTGCCGTCCTTGGTGTCTGGTGGACCGTTCGACAGATCAGGAACGCGCACAGCGACCATGGACCGCCGCCCGCAAAAAAGCAGATATGATCCCTTTATCGCCTCCGTGCGTCTAGCGCGCGCCGGGGGCGAAACCGGCAGGAGGATTTCCAGTGTCGACCGATGTTTTCATACTGCACTCGCAATACACGCCGGCAGGCGATCAGCCCGAAGCGATCGCGCGCCTGATCGCCGGCGTCGAAGAGGGGGCACATCACCAGACCCTCAAGGGCATCACGGGCTCGGGCAAGACCTTCACGATGGCGAACATCATCCATCGTCTGAAGCGCCCCACCTTGATCCTTGCCCCCAACAAGACGCTGACATCGCAGCTCTATGACGAGATGCGGCGATTTTTCCCTGAAAACGCCGTGGAGTATTTCGTCTCCTATTACGACTATTTCCAACCGGAAGTGTATCTGCCGGGCCGCGATGAGTTCATTCCGAAGGATTCCTCGATCAACGAGCATCTGGAACGGTTGCGCCTGTCGACGACAAAATCGCTGATCGAGCGCCGCGATACGATCGTCGTCGCCTCGGTATCGTCGATCTACGGCATGGGCGATCCCGACAATTATCGCGCGCTCCAGGTTCCGCTGACCGAGGGCGCGCGGTTGGGACAGGAAGAGCTTTTCCGCAGCCTGGCGCGCCTGCAATATGATCGGGCCGAGCATAAGCTGAAGCGCGGCACTTATCGCGCTGATGGCGACGCTGTTGAGATTTACCCGGCGGATTCGGAATATAAGGCGCTGCGCGTCGGTTTGGCAAACGGCGTGATCGCGTCGCTCCAATGGTTCGATGCGGCGACCGGCAAGCCGATGGAAAGCGCCGATCACTATCTTGTCTCGCCCAAGACTGTTCTGGCGGCGACCGCAGATCAGGCCCGCAAGGCCGCCACGGCGATCCTCGAAGAGTTGGAAACGCAGGTCGAACGGCTGACCAGCGAAAACCGCCTGACGGAAGCGGCGCGCCTCTATGATCGCATCACCAACGATGCCGAGATGTTGCGCGAGGTCGGATATTGCTCGGGCATGGAAAATTACGCCTGCTATCTGAGCGGTCGTGACCCTGCGCTCCCGCCCATAACCCTGCTCGACTATCTGCCCAAGGACGGGCTGCTGTTCGTCGACGAATCGCATGTGATGATCCCACAGATCTCGGCGATGTTCCGGGGCGACCAGGCCCGCAAGGATACGCTGATCGATTATGGCTTCCGCCTGCCGTCTTCGAAGGACAGCCACCCCCTGAGCTTCCACGAGTTCGAACAGGTCAAGCCGCAGACGATCTTCGTGTCCGCCACCCCCGGCGCTTATGAGGTAAAGGCCTCGCAAGGCAGGGTGGTTGAACAGATCGTGCGGCCGACCGGCCTGCTCGATCCGAAGGTGGAAGTCCGCCCGTCCCAAGGCGCGCGTGACGATTTGCTACGCGAGATCGCGCAGCGCACGCAGCGCGATGAGCGCGTGCTGGTTACGACGCTGACCAAGGTTGCGACCGAGGAGCTGCACGCTTTCCTCGAAAGCGAAGGCATTCGCGCGCGTTACATGCACTCTGACATCAAGGTCGAGGATAGGGTCGCGATCATCGAGGGCCTGCGCGTGGGCGAGTTCGACGTGCTGATCGGGATCAGTTTGCTGCGCGAAGGGCTCGACATCCCAGAAGCGTCGCTGATTGCGATCTTCGATGCAGACCGCGCGGGCTTCCTGCGCTCGGCCCAGGCGCTGATCCAGATGATCGGCCGCGTCGCGCGCAATGTGAACGGCACCGCTGTCCTCTACGCCGATATGGTGACGCCGGCGATGCGGGCCGCGATCGATGAGACCGAGAGCCGGCGACAGCGCCAGATCGCCTTCAACGAGGAGAACGACGTCACACCGCTCTCGTCGGTTCGCGGCCTGGCGTCGGCGCAGCCCTACGGGCAAGAGCCGTCGGTCCATTCGGAAGCCTTCTGCGAGAACCTGTACGAGCTTTGCGACCGGATCACGGAGAAGGAACAGGCGCTGCTCGCGGCGGTGGATCACGGCCAAGAGGATCGGGCCGAGACGATCCGGGGCGAGCTGGACGGCCTCTACCGTCAGTTCATTTATCTGTGACGCGCCGGGTGAAAGTGACCGAATGAGCAAGGATCAGGAGCCTCAAACCACCCCCGGCAAGGAACGCGCGCCGCGATCCGGCTTCGTACAAGTGCGCGGCGCGCGGCAGAACAACCTCAAGAATGTTGATGTGGACGTTCCGCGCGATGCCTTCGTGGTGTTCACCGGCATATCGGGATCGGGCAAGTCGAGCCTCGCCTTCGGCACCCTCTATGCCGAGGCACAGCGCCGCTATCTGGAATCGGTCGCGCCCTACGCCCGCCGCCTGATCGATCAGGCCGGCGTGCCGGAGGTTGACGCCATCGACGGGTTGCCGCCCGCGGTCGCGTTGCAGCAGCAGCGCGGCTCGGCCAATGCGCGGTCTTCGGTTGGCAGCGTGACGACGCTCTCCAGCCTGGTGCGGATGCTCTATTCGCGCGTCGGAGAATATCCGCGCAATCAGCCGATGCTCTATGCGGAGGACTTCTCCCCCAACACCGTGGCCGGGGCCTGCCCGACCTGCCACGGCATCGGGCGCGTCTATGACGCGACCGAAGAGACGATGGTGCCCGACGACAGTCTCACCATTCGCGATCGGGCGATCGCGGCATGGCCGCCGGCGTGGCACGGCCAGAACCTGCGCGATATCCTTGTGTCGCTCGGCTATGATGTCGACACGCCATGGCGCGATCTTCCGAAGAAGGATCGTGACTGGATACTCTTCACCGACGAGACGCCGACGGTGCCGGTCTATGCGGGTCTGACGCCCGAACAGACGCGCGTTGCCCTCAAGCGTCGTATGGAGCCGAGCTATCAGGGCACCTTCACCGGCGCCCGTCGCTACGTGCTGGAGACCTTCGCCAACACCAAAAGCGCGCTGATGAAGAAGCGTGTCTCGCAATATATCATCGGCCGCGATTGCCCGACCTGCGACGGCAAGCGCCTGAAGCGCGAGGCCCTGTCGGTGAAGTTTGCCGGCCTGGACATCGCCGAGTTTGGCGACCTGACGGTGCTGAAGCTCCGGGACTTGCTCACGCCCGTCGCCCATGGCGAGTATGGTAGCGCCTCGACGACCCTGAAGGGCCATGTTCTCGGCAAGGCGGCCCGCGATGCGGCGGTTGAACGTAGGGTCGCGGCGGGAGGCTCGGCACACAAGGCAGCGCCTGACGTGCGCCGCACGCCCAATCTTTCCGATGAGAAGCGGGTCGCCGCGCAGCGTCTCGCATCCGAGCTGCTCGAACGGCTAGGCCCGCTGATCGACCTTGGCCTTGGCTACATCTCGCTCGACCGCAGCACGCCGACGCTTTCCTCCGGCGAGCTGCAACGCCTGCGCCTTGCCACTCAATTGTCGTCACAGCTTTTCGGCGTGGTCTATGTGCTGGACGAGCCATCGGCGGGGCTGCACCCGGCAGACGGCGAAGCGTTGCTGACCATCCTTGAGCGGCTGAAGGCGGCGGGCAACTCGCTGTTCGTTGTCGAGCATGATCTTGACGTGATCCGCCATGCCGAATGGCTGGTCGATGTGGGGCCAGGTGCCGGCGAAAAGGGCGGCGAAGTGCTCTACAGCGGCCCGATCGCAGGGCTTGCCGGCGTCGAGGCGTCGATCACCCGTCGCTATCTGTTCGCAGAACCTGACGCCCATGACCGGACCCCGCGCGAAGCAAAAGCATGGCTCCGTCTTGAAGGTGTGACCCGCAACAATCTTCACGGGCTCGACGTCGCGCTACCGATTGGCTGCTTCACCGCCGTCACCGGGGTTTCAGGATCGGGCAAGTCCAGTCTTGTCAGCCAGGCACTTCCGGAGCTTGTGACGGAACAACTCGGCGGCACGCCGGCTGCCGAGGAGGAGGATACCGATCCGCTGCTCGATGTTGCGCGGGAAGAGACCGAAGGCCGCATCGTTGCGGGCATGGAGCATGTGCGCAGGCTGGTGCGGGTCGATCAGAAGCCGATCGGCCGCACTCCACGCTCGAACCTCTCCACCTACAGCGGCCTGTTCGATCATGTGCGCAAGATCTTCGCGAACACCCCACTGGCGCGCCGGCGCCACTACAGCCCGGGCAGGTTCTCCTTCAACGTCGCACAGGGCCGCTGCCCGGTGTGCGAGGGTGAGGGCTTCGTCATGGTGGAGCTGTTGTTCCTGCCCAGCGTCTATGCGCCCTGCTCGACCTGCCATGGCAGCCGCTACAATCCGCAGACGCTCGAAGTCGAATGGAACGGCCGCAACATCGCCCAGGTGCTTGAGCTGACGGTGGACGAGGCGTGCGACTTCTTCGCGAGCGAACCGTCCGTCATGCGCTCGCTCGATGTGCTGCGGGAGATTGGCCTCGGCTATCTGAGGCTTGGACAGCCGGCGACGGAACTGTCGGGCGGCGAGGCCCAGCGCATCAAGCTCGCGACCGAGCTGCAACGCGCCCAGCGTGGCAACACCATCTACATCCTCGACGAGCCGACTTCGGGGCTTCACCCTTCCGACGCTGATCGGCTGATGCGGCACCTGCAGGGCCTTGTCGATGTCGGCAATACGGTCGTCGTCGTCGAGCATGACATGCGAGCTATTTCACAGGTGGATTGGGTGATCGATCTGGGGCCTGGCGCTGGCGAAGATGGTGGCCGGATCATCGCGAGCGGCGTCCCTCACGATGTTGCCGAAGCGCAAGGCAGCCTGACCGCGCCTTATCTAAAGGCGGCGCTTTAGCCGCTTGGACGCCGGCGACAGGGGGGAGTGGGACTATGGTGAGTCTTGTCGATTGGGGTGTGGCGATCCCGATGATCGAGCACCGGCCATGTCTTGCTGGGATGTGATAGCGATGGTCCTGCCCGACCATTCAGGGAGTTGAACGTGCCTTCTACCGTCTCTCAAGATGTTACCGCTCGTTCCCAGGCCGTCGATGCCCGGCTTACCCGCGCTGCGATCTTTCTGGTCGTCTCGATGGGCGCCGGGGAGAAGCCGGAAGCGGGGGTGCGGGGTCTTTGCGCCATCCTGTCGTCGCTGGTTCGTGGCGTGGGCTTCCGGGCGGCAGACGGCGGACTTTCCTGCATCATGGGGATCGGCTCCGATGCTTGGGACCGGCTATTCGGAGCGCCGCGGCCGAAGGAACTGCATCCGTTCCGGGAAATCCGCGGCGTCCATCATGCGCCTTCGACGCCCGGCGACCTGCTGTTTCACATTCGCGCCGCGCGTCAGGATTTGTGTTTCGAGATGGCGGCGCAGATCGTGAAGCGTCTCGCCGGCTTCGCCTCGGTGACGGACGAGGTGCATGGCTTCCGCTACTTCGACGATCGCGACCTGCTGGGATTTGTCGACGGGACGGAAAACCCCGTCGAGCAGGGAGCCAGAGATGCCACGGTGATCGGGGCGGCGGACGATCCGGTCTTCGCTGGCGGCAGCTATGTGATCGTCCAGAAATACCTCCACGACCTCGACAAGTGGAACGCGATTCCCGTGGAGCAGCAGGAGAAGATCGTAGGGCGCGAGAAGCTGTCGGACATCGAGCTGGACGAGGCGGCCAAGCCGAGCTTCGCGCATAACGTGCTCACCAACATCGAGGAGGACGGCGAGCAACTCCAGATCCTGCGCGATAACATGCCGTTCGGCGATGTTGGTAAGGGCGAGTTCGGCACCTATTTCATCGGTTACGCCCGCTCGCCGACCCGCATCGAGCGGATGCTCGACAATATGTTCATCGGTTTGCCACCCGGCAATTACGATCGCTTGCTCGATGTTAGCCGGGCCGTGACCGGCTCGCTTTATTTCGTGCCGTCGGCTGATTTTCTGGACGAGGTAACGCCGGAGCCAGCCACGGCCGATGGCGATGAGGCGGTAGCCGAGGCGCCCGCATCCACGGCGCCGGCACCGGAGCCCTCGTCAGCATCGGATGGATCGCTGCGCATTGGATCACTCAAAGATGAGGCAGGACATGAATAACCTCCATCGCGAACTCGCCCCCATCTCCGACGCCGCTTGGGCGCAAATCGACCAAGAAGCGACCCGAACTCTCAAGCGCTATCTGGCCGCGCGCCGCGTCGTGGACGTGCCGGAACCGAAGGGGGCCACGCTCGCGGCCGTGGGAACGGGCCACACCAAGCCGATCGATGCGCCCAGCGATGGCGTCCAAGCCGTGCGGCGTGCGGTCAACGCCGTGGTCGAACTGCGCGTGCCCTTCACGCTGACCCGCGCGGCGATCGACGATGTGGAGCGCGGCTCCGAGGATTCGGACTGGCAACCGCTCAAGGAAGCCGCCCGCACGATCGCCTTTGCCGAAAATCGCGCGATCTTTGATGGCTATGCCGCTGCCGATATCGGCGGCATCCGTCCCGGCGCGAGCAACGAGCCGGTGCCGCTGCCCACGGCCGTCGCCGGATATCCCGCCATCGTCGCCCAAGCCGTCGATCGGTTGCGCCTTGCCGGGGTCGAGGGGCCTTATCGACTGGTGCTGGGCGATGATCCGTTCACCGCGATCAGCGGCGGCAGCGAGGAGGGCTATCCGGTGCTCCAGCACATCAATCGTCTGGTGGACGGCGATATCATCTGGGCGCCGGGCATCATGGGCGGCGTCGTCCTGACAACGCGGGGCGGCGATTTCGAACTCGATCTCGGACAGGATTTGTCGATCGGCTATCTCAGCCACACCGCCGAGGCGGTCGAGCTGTACCTGCAAGAGAGCTTCACCTTCCGGCTGTTGACGAGCGAGGCGGCTGTTTCGCTCCCGACAACGGAAGCGTCGGCGCAGCCGGCGTGAAGGCGTTGCCGGTTGCGCCGCCCGCACGCGGGCCGCAGCGAGGGGTGGGACAATGATAAGTCTCGTCGGTTGGATCGCCACGATCGCGACGATGATCGCGGCGATGATGACGGCTTCCAACCTGGGCGCGCGCGTGACGGGCTGGGGCTTCGTGGTGTTCAGCATCAGCTCGGTTTGCTGGACCACATTGGGCTACGCCACAGGACAGACAGCCTTGGTTGCCACCAATGGATTCCTGATGCTGACGAACCTAGTTGGTATCTGGCGATGGTTGGGGCAGCAGACCAAATATGAGGATGGCGGCCGATCGGCCGAAACAGCCAGCCAAAGATCCGATACGCCGAACCTGTTCACCGCGACCGGCCTGATCGGCATGGCGGTTGATGACAAGAGCGGGATGAATCTGGGCCGGGTTGTCGAGGCCCTTATCGAATGTTCGACCGGCAGGATAAACTATGTGGTGATCTCGGACGAGCGATATGCCGGTCTTGAAGAGACATTGCGAGCGGTGCCGCTCGAATCCCTCAGGATCGGCTACACGCGCATGACGCTGTTGCTGGACGGCCCGAGCTTCCTGTCACAGCCCGGCCTCAAAAGTCGTGACTGGCCCGCCTTCGCTCCGATCAATCCCTAGCAAGCGATCGCTCACACCAATTGGAGCGCGCGATCATGATCTTGACCGGGGCCAAGAAAGCGCAGGATCAGGATACGGTGGGCTTCTGGCCGGTAGAGGATGCCATAGCGGCGATAGGAACGGCGACGGATACCGTAGCGCTCATAGCGAGGCACCAGAGGATAGCCTTGGGGCAGATCGGCAAGGCGACGGGCCGCCTCACGCAATTCCTCAACAAAGCTGATGGCTCTCGCGGGATTGTCCTTTTCGATATGCTCGGCGATGTGATCGAGGTCGGCCAGCGCATCCGGCGTCAGGATGACTTTCATTGCGGCTGAGCGCTTGCCCGTGTCCGAATCCTGTCGATGATAGCATCGCAGGCGTCGTCGAGGTCGTGGGTGCGCCCCGCCTCGGCATCGGCAAGGCCGCGTTCGATCGAGGCGTCAAGATCATGCAGCCACCGTTCGACATCCTGCGTCTCGCCCTGATCGCGCCGAATGAGATCGCGAACATAATCACTCACGCTGGCATAATGCCCGCTGTCGATGCGGCGCTGGACGTAATCCCGCATAGGGTCCGGAAGGGAGACGTTCATCGAAGCCATAAATCACCTCACTACCATTATGGCAAAAACTGCCATCGGTTTCAAGGCGCCTGCCTCTCTTGTGCAGCCGATCCGCCTTCGCGTCACCGCACCGACGAGGGTAAGATCACATAACGCTAAGC from Sphingobium yanoikuyae includes:
- a CDS encoding family 1 encapsulin nanocompartment shell protein — translated: MNNLHRELAPISDAAWAQIDQEATRTLKRYLAARRVVDVPEPKGATLAAVGTGHTKPIDAPSDGVQAVRRAVNAVVELRVPFTLTRAAIDDVERGSEDSDWQPLKEAARTIAFAENRAIFDGYAAADIGGIRPGASNEPVPLPTAVAGYPAIVAQAVDRLRLAGVEGPYRLVLGDDPFTAISGGSEEGYPVLQHINRLVDGDIIWAPGIMGGVVLTTRGGDFELDLGQDLSIGYLSHTAEAVELYLQESFTFRLLTSEAAVSLPTTEASAQPA
- a CDS encoding Dyp-type peroxidase; translated protein: MPSTVSQDVTARSQAVDARLTRAAIFLVVSMGAGEKPEAGVRGLCAILSSLVRGVGFRAADGGLSCIMGIGSDAWDRLFGAPRPKELHPFREIRGVHHAPSTPGDLLFHIRAARQDLCFEMAAQIVKRLAGFASVTDEVHGFRYFDDRDLLGFVDGTENPVEQGARDATVIGAADDPVFAGGSYVIVQKYLHDLDKWNAIPVEQQEKIVGREKLSDIELDEAAKPSFAHNVLTNIEEDGEQLQILRDNMPFGDVGKGEFGTYFIGYARSPTRIERMLDNMFIGLPPGNYDRLLDVSRAVTGSLYFVPSADFLDEVTPEPATADGDEAVAEAPASTAPAPEPSSASDGSLRIGSLKDEAGHE
- a CDS encoding excinuclease ABC subunit UvrA, coding for MSKDQEPQTTPGKERAPRSGFVQVRGARQNNLKNVDVDVPRDAFVVFTGISGSGKSSLAFGTLYAEAQRRYLESVAPYARRLIDQAGVPEVDAIDGLPPAVALQQQRGSANARSSVGSVTTLSSLVRMLYSRVGEYPRNQPMLYAEDFSPNTVAGACPTCHGIGRVYDATEETMVPDDSLTIRDRAIAAWPPAWHGQNLRDILVSLGYDVDTPWRDLPKKDRDWILFTDETPTVPVYAGLTPEQTRVALKRRMEPSYQGTFTGARRYVLETFANTKSALMKKRVSQYIIGRDCPTCDGKRLKREALSVKFAGLDIAEFGDLTVLKLRDLLTPVAHGEYGSASTTLKGHVLGKAARDAAVERRVAAGGSAHKAAPDVRRTPNLSDEKRVAAQRLASELLERLGPLIDLGLGYISLDRSTPTLSSGELQRLRLATQLSSQLFGVVYVLDEPSAGLHPADGEALLTILERLKAAGNSLFVVEHDLDVIRHAEWLVDVGPGAGEKGGEVLYSGPIAGLAGVEASITRRYLFAEPDAHDRTPREAKAWLRLEGVTRNNLHGLDVALPIGCFTAVTGVSGSGKSSLVSQALPELVTEQLGGTPAAEEEDTDPLLDVAREETEGRIVAGMEHVRRLVRVDQKPIGRTPRSNLSTYSGLFDHVRKIFANTPLARRRHYSPGRFSFNVAQGRCPVCEGEGFVMVELLFLPSVYAPCSTCHGSRYNPQTLEVEWNGRNIAQVLELTVDEACDFFASEPSVMRSLDVLREIGLGYLRLGQPATELSGGEAQRIKLATELQRAQRGNTIYILDEPTSGLHPSDADRLMRHLQGLVDVGNTVVVVEHDMRAISQVDWVIDLGPGAGEDGGRIIASGVPHDVAEAQGSLTAPYLKAAL
- the uvrB gene encoding excinuclease ABC subunit UvrB, which translates into the protein MSTDVFILHSQYTPAGDQPEAIARLIAGVEEGAHHQTLKGITGSGKTFTMANIIHRLKRPTLILAPNKTLTSQLYDEMRRFFPENAVEYFVSYYDYFQPEVYLPGRDEFIPKDSSINEHLERLRLSTTKSLIERRDTIVVASVSSIYGMGDPDNYRALQVPLTEGARLGQEELFRSLARLQYDRAEHKLKRGTYRADGDAVEIYPADSEYKALRVGLANGVIASLQWFDAATGKPMESADHYLVSPKTVLAATADQARKAATAILEELETQVERLTSENRLTEAARLYDRITNDAEMLREVGYCSGMENYACYLSGRDPALPPITLLDYLPKDGLLFVDESHVMIPQISAMFRGDQARKDTLIDYGFRLPSSKDSHPLSFHEFEQVKPQTIFVSATPGAYEVKASQGRVVEQIVRPTGLLDPKVEVRPSQGARDDLLREIAQRTQRDERVLVTTLTKVATEELHAFLESEGIRARYMHSDIKVEDRVAIIEGLRVGEFDVLIGISLLREGLDIPEASLIAIFDADRAGFLRSAQALIQMIGRVARNVNGTAVLYADMVTPAMRAAIDETESRRQRQIAFNEENDVTPLSSVRGLASAQPYGQEPSVHSEAFCENLYELCDRITEKEQALLAAVDHGQEDRAETIRGELDGLYRQFIYL